Below is a genomic region from Granulicella sp. L56.
CTGCAGTTCGGCACGAATGTTCTGGGCCACTTCGCCCTTACCGGGTTACTGCTTCCTCTGCTGCAAAAGGCTGTTGCCGAAGCGCCACGCATCGTCACCATTGCATCGATCGCCCATAAGCGTGGGCGGCTGAACTTCGACGATCTGCAATACAAGCAAAATTACGCTCCCATGAAGACGTACCAGCAATCGAAGCTGGCGAACCTGATGCTCGCGTTGGAGATGGAACGCCGGTTGCGTGCCTCAGGCTCAACCATTCTGAGCGTCGCGGCGCATCCGGGAATCGCCAACACCAATCTCTTTCAGACTGGGCATCACTCTGCGGTCGAGAATGCTGTTCGCAGAGTGATGGGGCATCTCATCGGCGCGTTTCTCAACACTGAGGCGGAAGGCGCGCTGCCTACGCTGTATGCGGCAACGTCTTCCGCAGTGACGGGCGGCGACTACTATGGCCCGCAGGGCTTTCAGGAGATGTCTGGCGAGGAGATTGGGCCCGCAAAGATAATGCCGCAGGCAAACGATACAGCGGCAGCGGCGCGTCTGTGGGATGTTTGTGAGGAGCTTTCGGGCGTTAAGTTTTTATAGAGGCCATCGCCGCTCGCGATACGGATGGCAAAATCCTCTTCTGCCGTCGCTGCTTTCGCATATACTCATCCGGGTAACGGGCCCCGTAGTGACAGGTATCTCCAATGGAGTTCACTGAGACACTTTTGGCCCAGCAGCAGGTGGTTCGCCTGCAGGCATTGCTGGAGGCAAGCCGTCAGATACACTCGACCATCGAGCTGGACGAGGTACTGTGCATTGCGCTTCAAATCGTTGTTCGTGAGCTTGAGCTGGCGGGTGCGTTCTTTACTGCGTTCGGGCAAACATACGGCGATGTTCCAGCCGATCTGAAAGAGTCGCTGAGTGTAGGTGAAGCTGCATCGCTGATGGCTGGCGATTCGTGGCTGCGGTTTCCGCTTTGCGATAAGCAGAAGAGCCGCTTCGCAGACCTTGTCGTCCTGCTGCCTGAGGGGCGCGCACTGGACCTGGACGAGATCGATTTTCTGGAAGCGCTTTCGATGCAGGCCGCGGTCGCCATCGAGAACGCCCGGTTCCATGTGCGCACCGTCGAGTGGCAGCGCATCGAGAGCGATCTTGCATCGGCGCGGCTGGTTCAGCAGAGCCTGCTTCCGCAAGAGATGCCGCGGGTCCCCGGCTATACTCTTGCCGCGCGCTCGGTGACCTGCTACGAAGTGGGCGGCGACTATCTTGATATTGTCACGATGCCTTCTGGCGACATTGCGATTGTTCTCGGTGATGTTGCGGGCAAGGGGCTGACGTCTGCCCTGGTGGGCATGTCGTTTCGTTCGGCGTTCCGTGCGATGTTGCAGGCTGACCTTTCGCTGGCCGAGATTGCGACGCGGATGAACCTGCTTCATTACAACGAAGGCGCGGAGTCTCGGCGCCGCTATGTCACGGCATTTCTGCTGTGGCTCAGTCCCGGCAGCAATACGATTGAGGTAGTCAATGCAGGGCACAATCCAGCGTTCTTGATGACGGGAGACCATAAGCTGCATAAGATTGCGGCCTCGGGAACACCGATTGGAATGCTTCCCTTCTCGACCTATCTGGCCGAAAAATATGTGCTTGGAAGCTCGGCGAGACTGCTAGTCTACACAGACGGATTGACCGAGGTGTTTCGCGGCGAAGAGGAGTTTGGGGAAGAGCGTCTTCTTCAGGCCTTCTCCGATTGCGCGGAACGAACCCCGGAGGCAACGCTGACTTCGTTGTGGAACACGCTGGAGCGGTTCTCCGAGGGACAAGAGCAGACCGATGACATGACCGCACTTGTACTGTCGAGAGATCCTCATCACGGAGATTGCCAATGACAGAGAACAATCCGGGCATCATCGAACTTCACATTCCGTCGCGGCTGGGCTACGAAAAGATAGCCATGAATACTGCCGCGAGCACAGCCCGGATGATGGGCTTTACCGACGAACGCGTCGAAGACCTGAAGACCGCCGTGGCCGAGGCCTGCATCAACGCCATGGAGCACGGCAATAAGTTTGACGAGTCGCTCAGTGTCGGGGTCATCCTATCGATGAGTGATGACTCGCTCGAAGTGAAGGTGGTCGACACCGGCGCAGGCACTCAGGGCCATGGAACGGCGCCTGACATCGACAAGAAGATGCATGAAGAGGAGAAGGCACGCGGCATGGGCATGTTTCTGATCCAGGCCCTGGTCGATGAGGCGGAGTGGGTCAGTTCGCCGCCGACCGGAAGCTATGCACGCATGGTCATCCGTCTTCATCCCGCAAGCGAATCGCTCGAAAGGAAATAAGCCATGCAGGAAAAAAGCACGCAGGTAAGACTGGACGAGGTGCCATGCGGTACAGGTGCTGCCATCACGGTGCTCCGCTTTGCGGGCGACATCACGAGTGCCTCACAAGCCGCGGTGCTCGGCACCTACCAGGCACTGCCGGAAGACGTGCATCGCATTCTGCTCGATTTCTCAAAGGTGGAGTATCTCAATTCGAGCGGCATCGCTCTCGTCATTCAATTGATGATCGCGGCCAGTAAACACGGCCAGACCATCAAGACGTTTGGCCTCTCGCCGCACTTTCAGAAGGTCTTCACCATGGTGGGCATCACGAAATACACCAGCCTTCATCCGGATGAGCAGGCCGCGTGCGCTGCGTTTACGGCTTGATGCGCGATTTGACCGACTATAGCTGTCCCCTCCGGGTGTCCTCATGCAAGTCGGGAAGGAACGCAGATTCCCTTCGGGAATGACAAACAAGGGAAGCGACACCTGAGAGGAAATAGCTGTAGAGAAAGCCGAGCACCGAGGCTCGAGCGGCTCAGGTCACAGCCATGACCGGCTCTACGTGCGTGACGGTCTTTGGCTCGCTGCTGCGCTCGATTCGAAGCACGAGAATGTCGTCTTCCTGTCCGAACTCCTGGGCTGCTGTCGCCAGCTCGGCGGCAGTGATGGGATGGCTCAACATCCGGTCGATGCGCTCGAACCCAAACAGCAGGCCATGCTGGTTCTGCGCCTCTGCGATTCCGTCGGACATCAGCATCAGCGTATCGTCCATCTTCAATTTGAAGTACATCACGGGAAACTCGGTGCCGGCCACAATGCCCAGCGGGAGCGAGCCTTCCATCTGCATCTCCCGCCCGTTGAGATAGGGAGGAAGGTGGCCAGCATTCGCGAGCGTCACCATGCCATCGGCTGCGATGCGCAGCATCAGGCAGGTGGCGCTGGCGTGTTCGCGGTCGCACAGCTCCGCGTTGAGTGAGTTCAATACGCTCAATGGATCGGAGTCGTGCTGCACGGTGGAACGGATCGCGCCGACGATCAGTGCCACCAGCATTCCCGCCTGCAGCCCTTTGCCGGTCACGTCTCCCACCACGATCAGCACGCTGCCGTCATGCTCGCCGGGAATGATCTGGAAGAAATCGCCGCCAACCTCGCGTGCGGGGCGGTACTCGCTCTCGATGCTCAATCCCGCGATGGTCGGCGACTTCTCGGGGATCAGTACCTGCTGCACATGCTGCGCCTGCTTGATCTCGAGCCGCCATTGCTCCTGCCTGCGCTGCGAGTGCAGAAAGCGCCGCGACAGCATGACCGTGACCAGCAGCAGCGAAAGCATGGTGGAGACGGTGCCCAGCGAGATCTGGAAGCCGAAGAGCGAGAACTCCGTCGGGACATGAATCAGGCGCAGCTCATGTTGATACTGCGAGATCGCGGCCAGCAGCACAGCGGGAAGCGCCAACCATCCCTCGGCTCCGTGCCTGCGGATGCCTTGATAGGTCACCCAGAAGAGCAGCACCGCCAAGGCGAGTTTCACCACCAGAAGAAACGGCACCAGATAGGTTGCCGCATGGACAGGAATTAACTGTCCATAGAGAGGAGGACGCAGCAACGCTGTTCCCATCGCCAGCAGAAGCACGAAACCCCACACCTCCCGATGCAGCCTGCCCATGCGCTCCAGACGAAACCAGTAGCCCCAGAAGACGACCCACAGGCCGATGCGTACCGGTGTCAGGATGTCGTCGATCAGAATGACGCTGGGCGACTGGCCGATCAACGCTGTGAAATTTACGAGGAGGACAATCGAGTTGCCGATCAGGGTAATCAGCGAGACAAGCGCGAGCCAGCGATAGGCTGCCTCCGTGCGGTCGAGCGAGAAGAGGCTCAGGGCCACGGCCAGGGCCAGCAGCAGGATCAACATTTCCAGAAAGCCACTGCCTACGCCGTGAGCGACGTCGTCCCAGCCTAAGCGAATCTGTGCCGCAATCGCCGAGGCGTGTCCCAGCACAGGAGGCTCGTGCAGGCCGCCTGCATCGGGGCTATTGAAGGGAGTGGCGCTATCCATCCACATGCGAATCGCAAGTGTGATGCGGCCGCTGCGAAGATCGGGCGGCAGACGAAAGGCGCGGGGAAGCGTGCTGTAGGCGGTGACTCCATGGGAGGTGAACTTGCCGAAGGTGCCGATCGGCTGGCCGTTGACGTAGACCTGGTAGGCGTCGTCGGCGTTGTCGGGCATCTTCAACGCCAGCGGATCGTCCGCTCCCTGCACATCGATGGTCAGCCGATACCATGCGTAGCCGGAGTAGCCCGCGAAGCCGCGGTCGGTCCAGCCGGGAATGTATCCGCTGCTGCCCAGCGTGGCGTCCGCCGTACCGGGCGGCGGCGTCAGGTCCATCTCGGTCCAGCCGGAGTCGTCAAAGCCCGGCTGGGCCCAGGCCATGTTATCGCCGGTGTGAAACCTCCAGGGGCCGGAGAGCTCTACCGCCGCATTGCCCAGCGTGACCTGCATGCCAACAGAGCTGTTTTGTGCCGCGAGCAGTTGACCGCCGCATGGCAGCAACAACAAGAGGCATAGCCAAAAACGGCGCATAGGCAGACCTCCTGAAAGCAATCACGAAGGCAGACGGAAGACGGCTCAGGAGAACAGCGATGCGCGAAGTGCGCGCGATCGTTCGCCGTAGAGCAGGCAGCCGAAGAACAAGATCCCGGTGGACAGCAGCACCATCGACCGCGGCTCGGGTGTCAGAACCGTCGCCGTCACGGAACCAGTGGGGAAATCGGTCGGAGGAACGACACCGTCTTCGGTGATGAAGAAGTAGTCACCGTTATGGATGACTCCATCGGAGAAGCCCAGATCGTACGATCCGTTTGCAGGATTCACGGGACAGTCTGTCGCGCTGAAGATATTGTCGGAGAGCGCAGGCGCACAACTCGCGGGCTGCCCGGTCAACACGCCGCCGCTCGGGAAGGAGAAGTCCAGGCCAGTCCAGGCCAGTCCCGATACGTTGCGCCCCGCGAAGCATCCGTCCGCCGTCATGCCCGACGGCAGCTCGCCGGCGATACAGGCAGTGAAGGAGACGCTGAACGAGGTTGAAGAGATGGGAAAGAGCGGATAAGAAGGGTCCGTCGGGGGCGTCGGGTCCAGAACCTTGATATGAAAGTCCACAGGATCTGCTTTAGCCAGACCTGTGCATCCAAAAACCAATGCGATTAAAACCAGACAGTGAAGAGCTTTCATGGCTGACTCCTTTTCTCTTTTCTCTCAAAATTTCTCTTGATGTCTCACCGTGAAAAGAGGGGAGGAAAGATCGGGGGGCCGGCACGTGAGACGACTTCTATGAAACCCACTATAGGAGTACTCTTTACGCGAGTCAATCAAATCATCTCGTCGAGAATCATAGACAACGACAAAGGCAAGAACGAAATACAGGGGTCTCTCCGCTCCGGTCGAGATGACGTGGGGTTGCAGTTTGGTGGCTCCTATCGAAAGCGTGAGTGCTTGCGGTGAGGCGCGCCAGCGGAGCCGCAGGGACGGTAGTATGTCAGGCAGAAATACTTCGATGTTTGCAGGCAGCACGAAGCGGTCGCGCCGTATCGGCCATTGATCAAAACCAGCTAAAATTTTCTGAAGAATTGGGAGCAATCCTCTGTGGACCAGGCCTCTGCCGACGAAGTGACCGCCAACCTGCGCAAACGCTGGCTGCTGCTTCTGCCCGCGGTCTTTGTGACCTACAGCCTTGCCTATCTCGACCGTGCCAACTACGGATTCGGCGCGGCGGCGGGGCTGGCCACGACGCTGCACATCACCGATTCGCAGACCGCGCTGCTGGGCTCGCTCTTCTTTCTGGGATACTTTTTCTTCCAGGTACCGGGCATCGCCTATGCGCGACGCAGGAACACCAGCAAGCTGATCTTTTTCACGCTGATCGTATGGGGCGTGCTGGCAGCGCTGACCGGCGTCATCCGCAGCTTCTGGCTGCTGGCCATCGACCGCATGTTGCTGGGCGTCGCGGAGAGCCTGATCTTTCCCGCGATGCTGCTTCTGCTGACCAACTGGTTCACGCGCTCGGAGCGTTCGCGCGCCAACGCTATTCTGATCCTCGGCAACCCCGTCACCATCCTGTGGATGTCGGCCATCACCGGCTTCCTCATCCGCTCATTCGGCTGGCAGATGACGTTTATCCTCGAAGGCGCTCCCTCCATCGTATGGGCCTTTGTCTGGTTGCTGATCGTCCGCGACCGACCTGAAAAGGCGTCGTGGATGAGCGCTGAGGCAAGTGCATCTCTGCGCCGTCAGCTCGCCGCCGAGCAAGCGGCGTTGCCTAAAGTGGGCAGCTTGAGCAAGGCCCTCCTGCGACCTGACGTGCTTCTGCTCTCGGCGCAATATTTCTGCTGGAGCCTCGGCGTCTACGGCTTTATTCTCTGGCTGCCCACCATCATTCGCCAGGGCAGTTCTCTGGGCATCGGAGCTACCGGCCTGCTGAGTGCGATACCGTACCTGCTCGCCGTGCTGACGATGATTCTGGTGGCCTATCTCTCGGACAAGAGCCTGCGCCGCCAATCGCTGGTGTGGCCCTTTCTTCTTCTCTCCGGGATTGCTCTGCTTGGCTCTTTCGTCCTGGCCGCGCATAGCTTCTGGCTGGCCTATGGTTGTCTCATTCTTGCGGGCGGCGCGATGTTTGCGCCCTATGGTCCCTTCTTCGCAATCCTTCCTGAGATTATTCCCAGCAATGTCTGCGGCGAGGCGATGGCGTTGGTCAACAGCTTCGGAGCGCTGGGAGCATTCTTCGGCTCGTGGATCGTGGGCCTGCTGCAGGCACGTACCGGAAATGCGCGTGCGGGTTATCTTTTGATGGCCATCTCCCTGATCGTCTCCGGATTTATCATGATCCTCGGGTTCGGCAAGCCTGCGCCTGCAAGCACACGACAGTTGGATGAAGTTAGTCTTGATGCAGAGATCGCTGCCCCACGCATACCATAAACAGAGCAAGCCAACCCGGAGCCAACAACATCCCACCGATCCCCATCACGTCCATTCTTGAGAGCCCCGGCTTCGATCACAGCGCCGTGAAGACGCACGCCGCCGGTCCGCAGGGCGCACTGCCCATCACGCCCGAGATGCTGCTCACCCAACCCTCCGGCAATCTCTTCGGCCTGAGCCAGAATGCTGGCATGGGATGGGAGCCGCGACGGCTGCTCGACCCGGAGTTCCTCATCCTGAGCACCCATGGCGGTGTCCGCGCCGCTGACGGCACGCCCATCGCGCTGGGCTTCCATACCGGACACTGGGAGGTGGGCCTGCTGGTCTCCGAGGCCGCACGCGAGCTGCGCGCGCAACACTGCATCCCCTTTGCCGGGGCCTGCACCGATCCCTGCGATGGCCGAACGCAGGGCACCGAAGGCATGTTCGACTCGCTGCCGTATCGCAACGACGCCGCAATCGTGCTGCGACGCCTGATGCGTTCGCTGCCTACGCGAAAGGGAGTCCTCGGCGTCGCCACCTGCGACAAGGGCCTGCCCGCCATGATGATGGCGCTGGCCTCCTCGGGTAAAGTTCCGAGCATCCTTATCCCCGGAGGGGTCACGCTGCTGCCTGACGACGGCGAAGATGCAGGCAAGGTGCAGACCATTGGCGCACGCTTCGCGCAGAAGCAGATCACGCTGGAGTATGCCGCCGACATCGGCTGCCGCGCCTGTGCGTCGCCCGGTGGAGGCTGCCAGTTTCTCGGCACTGCGGCCACCGCGCAGGTTGTAGGCGAAGCGCTTGGCCTCTCTCTGCCGCACACTGCGCTTGCGCCATCGGGCCAGCCCATCTGGCTCGACGCCGCGCAACGCTCTGCCCGCGCTATTCTGCGCATGACTCAAACTGCGATGGGGACGAATGAAGTTCTCACAAGTGCGGCCATTCAAAACGCGATGGTGCTGCACGCTGCCTTCGGCGGCTCGACCAACCTGCTGCTGCATCTGCCCGCCATTGCACATGCCGCCGGACTGCCCCGACCAACTGCCGCAGACTGGACGGAGGTCAACCGCAATACGCCGCGGCTGGTTGATGCGCTGCCCAATGGACCTCGTCACTTCGCCACCGTGCAGGTCTTCCTCGCTGGAGGCGTGCCTGAGGTCATGCTGCATCTGCGACGTGCCGGGCTGCTCGACACCAGCGTCAAGACTGTTGCAGGAACCACGCTCGACGAGTGCCTGAACTGGTGGCAGGACAGTGCGCGCCGCCGTCAGCTCAAAGAACAATTGCTCGCGCAAGACGGCATCGACGCCGACGACGTCATCATGTCTCCTGATGTCGCTCGCGCTCGAGGGCTGACCTCGACTGTTTGTTTTCCTTCCGGCAATCTTGCTCCTGAGGGCAGCGTCATCAAGAGCACTGCCATCGACCCTTCGCTTATCGACGAAGACGGAGTCTATCGGCATCGCGGAGCTGCTCGCGTCTTCATCACCGAGACCTCCGCTATTCAGGCCATCAAGGCCGGGACTGTGCTCGAAGGCGATGTGATGGTGCTGATCTGCGGTGGCCCTCTCGGTGCGGGGATGCAGGAGATCTATCAGATCACTGCCGCGCTCAAGGCCCTTCCCCACTGCAAACATGTTGCGGTGCTGACCGACGCTCGCTTCAGCGGAGTCTCCACTGGAGCCTGCATCGGCCACATCTCTCCCGAAGCTCTGGCTAACGGCCCTATTGGCCGTATTCACGATGGCGACATCATCGAAATTGTCGTCGATCGCAACGCCCTCGCCGGAACCGTCGACCTCGTCGGCGAGAAGGGCGAACTCTTTTCTTCCGAAGAAGGCAACAAGCGCCTCTCTGCCCGTCCGCCACGACCTGATCTCGCACCGCACCCAGCGCTTCCAAACGATACTCGTCTGTGGGCCGCGCTGGTGCAGGCAAGCGGCGGAGTCTGGGGCGGATGCGTCTACGACACCGAAATGATCCTCGCTCGGCTCGCTTCATCGACATCCAAAACAGAAAGGTCAGATACGTGAGACTCTATCGCACTCAGCAAGGCCCCTACCTCCTCAACGACAACTTCTACTACCTCATCGAAGACACGTCGTGGGATGCATTGATCACCCGCGAAGACCTGCACGACTTCTGCCGCTCCGTCGTCGAGCGCGGCGAACGCACGAAGGCATTTGCCTATGGCACCCTTCTGGCGCCGATCGAGAACCAGGAGGTCTGGGCCGCCGGAGTGACTTACTACCGCAGCCGCAGCGCGCGCATTGAAGAGTCGAAGGACGCAGGCGGCGGCGACTTCTACGATCGCGTGTACTCCGCTGCGCGCCCCGAGCTCTTCTTCAAAGCGACAGGCGCTCGCGTCGTCGGCCCCAACAGCAACGTAAAGATTCGCAGTGACGCTACGTGGTCGGTGCCTGAGCCTGAGCTTACGTTGCTGATCAGCCCCAAGGGAACGATCCTCGGCTACACCATCGGCAACGATATGAGCTCGCGCGACATCGAGGGCGAAAACCCGCTGTATCTTCCCCAGGCCAAGGTCTATGACGGAAGCTGCGCGCTCGGCCCCTGCATTCTCGTCAACCCCGAGCCCCTGCCGGCAGCGACTCGCATTGCCATCCAGATTGTGCGTAACGGCGAGACCGCCTTCTCCGGCAGCACTTCTCTCTCGGAGCTGAAGCGCGATCCTAAAACTCTGGTCAGCTTCCTCTTCCGCGACAACAGCTTTCCGAAGGGCTGTTTTCTCATGACCGGCACCGGCATCGTTCCACCCGACTCCTTCACGCTCGCCAGCGGAGACCAGATTCGGATCGTAATCGATCCCATCGGCACCCTCGCCAATGATGTAGGCTGAGTTACCCTGCGCCGCGAAAGTTAGCAGGAAAGGGTGCACCACTGCGATACTTAAAAAGAAGTCGAATCATCCTTTAAAAGAGTCAAATCACTAAGCCGATGGCGATCACCTCCTCCCCAAAATCGGGCTCGTTCGAACGCACGCTGGCAAGTGCGCGTTCTACCATGCTCTTTAGCGAAGTGGTGCGGCTCGCGATCGACAGCTTTCGCGCCAATAAGATCCGCTTTTTGTTGACGATGCTCGGCATGGTCATCGGCTCGGCCTCCATCATCCTGGTCGTTACCATTGGCAAGACCGGCAAGCAATATGCCTTAAATGAACTCACCAGCATCGGTCCCAACAAGGTCGAGATGCAGTATGTCGGCGGCACCATTGCCGGGCCGAACAATACCACCACCCCCGACCTGATGACCTACGAGGACATGAATGCTGTCCTCGAACAGGTGCCGGACATCGTCGCTTCGTCGCCGATGCTTGAGGTCCATTACAACGTCGGCATCGGCGGCGGCGTCACCAAGGACGCCATGCTGCTGGGGGTCTCGCCGGAGTACAAGAAAGTACGAAACCTCGAAGTGGTTGCAGGGCGGTTCTTCGACGATCAGGACACCGTCACCCGCACCAAGGTCGCCGTCATCGTCGAGCCCTTCGCCAAGGCGCTGTTCGGCAGCAGCGCTGGAGCGATCGCCCACAACATCACGGTAGAGGGAATCCCGTTCGTCATCATCGGCGTCTTCAAGGAAAGCGTCGCCACCTTCGGCCTCTCGGAGATCAGCGAGCAGACGCTGCTCGTGCCCTATCCTGTCGCTCGCTACTTTACCGGCAGCGACAAGGTGAAGGAGATCTTCTTCACGATGCGCGACCCGGCAGACGTGCTTCCAGCATCGAAACAGATTCTGGCAATCATCAAGAGCCGCCATCGGTCGTCCTCTGCCTACTTTCCGTTCATCATGACGGGATTTCTGAGCATCATGGCAAAGATCGCCGACATGCTTACCATTGTGCTGTCTTTGGCTGCCGGGATCACGCTGATCGTCAGCGGCGTCGGCATCATGAACAGCATGTTGGCGAACGTGCAGGCCCGCCTCAAGGAGATCGGCATCCGCAAGGCCCTGGGCGCCACCAGCCTTGAGATTCGTATGCAGTTTCTTACCGAGGCTGTATTCCTCTCGCTGGCCGGAGGGCTTGTCGGCACCGTGCTGGGGCTGGCGCTGCCACTTTCGGTTAGCCTGCTGACGCCCTACAAAATTCCTATCAGCCTCTGGTCAGCGGTGATCGCTCTTGGCACTTCCATGCTGGTCGGCATTCTCTTCGGAACACTCCCGGCCAACCGCGCGGCAAAGCTCGACCCGGTGCAGACCCTCAAGTACGAGTAACTTCCCGAAGAAAGACGAAATACAGGGGTCTCTCCACTCCGCAACAGACGATGGAGCTGTCCGTTGCTCCGGTCGAGATGACGTGAATGGCGAAGTTGCGGATAGAGTTTCTGGACAGTTTTCTGGCTTTGCCCAAAACAAAAAGCGCATCTACCTTCGTGGATAAATCCTCGAAGGCAGATGCGCCTTTCAAAGCGATAAAACGAACTACTCGGCTGCGGCGACTGCTTCGGCTTCGGGCTGATCGCCCTTGACCGTGACCTTGATGTGGCTGGTCACTTCGCGATGCAGCTTGACCGGCACATGGTACTCGCCGATGGTCTTGAGCGGCTCTTCAAGCGAGATCTTGCGGCGGTCGATCTTGAAACCCTTCTCTTCGAGCTGGTGCGCGATGTCGCCCGAGGTGACCGAGCCAAAGAGATGCTCGTGCTCGCCGACCTTGCGCTCGAATACCAGTTCGACTTCGTTGAGCTGGTTGGAGAGTCCCTCCGCCTCGGTCTTCTCCTTGGCGGACTTGCGGATGGCAGAACCCTTCATCTGTTCGATGACTGCCTTGTTGGCGGCGTTCGCTTCGATCGCGAGCTTGCCCGGCAGCAGATAGTTGCGCCCGTAGCCGTCAGCGACTTTAACCACATCGCCACGGTGTCCGAGCTTGTTTACGTCTTCCTTCAGAATGACTTCCATTGCAGTTTCTCCGATTCCTGTCTGGCGTATCTCGTAGGCCAGCCTTGCGTGACTCGTAAAGCCCGGCTTGCGGGCAACTAGAAGCGTGCGGCAAAGGCAAGCAGGGCGATGTTGCGCGATTGCTTGATCGCCAGGCTCAGGCGGCGCTGGTGGCGTGTGCAAACACCGGTCAGGCGGCGCGGAACGATCTTGCCGCGCTCTGCCACGAAGCCCTGCAACAGGCGGACATCGCGGTAGGAGATGGCGTCGATCTTCTCGGTGCAGAACTTGCAGACCTTCTTGCGACGGAAGAACTTGCGGCCGCCAGGGCCGCCCGATCCGCCGGGACGGGGTGTGCGGGGAGCGCCTGCTCCGGGGCCGGAATGTCCCCCAGCGTGTGCGGGACGGGAGGATGGTGCCTGCTGCTCAGATGCTTGCGGTGTGCTGGTTTCGTCAGCCATGTGTGTTTCCTCTCAGATACGTTGTGCCTTCACCCGCTCCAGACCCGCGATGGAGTCTCTGAACACCCGGCCTGAAGGCCGAACGGAAGTGGGATCGAGCGATTCGTAGTACGTTGCGCGATGCGGCGACAAGCGGCATCGCAGATCTTGTGGCGCTGAAGCTAAACGGCAGCGTTCTCGGAAGGCGCCTCGGCGGCGACCGTCTCAGGAGCGGCTGCGGGAGCTTCCGTGGCGACCGTCTCGGGAGCGGCTACAGGAGCTTCCGGTGCGGCAACGGCATCCGGTGCGGCGGCAGGTGCCTGCGGTGCCTGAGCAACCGGCTGTGCGCTGCGCTTGACCTTGGAGTCGCGCAGGGCCT
It encodes:
- a CDS encoding PP2C family protein-serine/threonine phosphatase is translated as MRRFWLCLLLLLPCGGQLLAAQNSSVGMQVTLGNAAVELSGPWRFHTGDNMAWAQPGFDDSGWTEMDLTPPPGTADATLGSSGYIPGWTDRGFAGYSGYAWYRLTIDVQGADDPLALKMPDNADDAYQVYVNGQPIGTFGKFTSHGVTAYSTLPRAFRLPPDLRSGRITLAIRMWMDSATPFNSPDAGGLHEPPVLGHASAIAAQIRLGWDDVAHGVGSGFLEMLILLLALAVALSLFSLDRTEAAYRWLALVSLITLIGNSIVLLVNFTALIGQSPSVILIDDILTPVRIGLWVVFWGYWFRLERMGRLHREVWGFVLLLAMGTALLRPPLYGQLIPVHAATYLVPFLLVVKLALAVLLFWVTYQGIRRHGAEGWLALPAVLLAAISQYQHELRLIHVPTEFSLFGFQISLGTVSTMLSLLLVTVMLSRRFLHSQRRQEQWRLEIKQAQHVQQVLIPEKSPTIAGLSIESEYRPAREVGGDFFQIIPGEHDGSVLIVVGDVTGKGLQAGMLVALIVGAIRSTVQHDSDPLSVLNSLNAELCDREHASATCLMLRIAADGMVTLANAGHLPPYLNGREMQMEGSLPLGIVAGTEFPVMYFKLKMDDTLMLMSDGIAEAQNQHGLLFGFERIDRMLSHPITAAELATAAQEFGQEDDILVLRIERSSEPKTVTHVEPVMAVT
- a CDS encoding oxidoreductase — encoded protein: MGNPWTLADIPSQAGKRILITGANSGIGYHAAFTLARKGAHVILACRDRRKGEAAFARLDSEAPGTGTELALLDLASLASVREFAARQLDLGHPIDILINNAGVMAPPTRQQTVDGFELQFGTNVLGHFALTGLLLPLLQKAVAEAPRIVTIASIAHKRGRLNFDDLQYKQNYAPMKTYQQSKLANLMLALEMERRLRASGSTILSVAAHPGIANTNLFQTGHHSAVENAVRRVMGHLIGAFLNTEAEGALPTLYAATSSAVTGGDYYGPQGFQEMSGEEIGPAKIMPQANDTAAAARLWDVCEELSGVKFL
- a CDS encoding STAS domain-containing protein, with amino-acid sequence MQEKSTQVRLDEVPCGTGAAITVLRFAGDITSASQAAVLGTYQALPEDVHRILLDFSKVEYLNSSGIALVIQLMIAASKHGQTIKTFGLSPHFQKVFTMVGITKYTSLHPDEQAACAAFTA
- a CDS encoding YjhG/YagF family D-xylonate dehydratase; its protein translation is MKTHAAGPQGALPITPEMLLTQPSGNLFGLSQNAGMGWEPRRLLDPEFLILSTHGGVRAADGTPIALGFHTGHWEVGLLVSEAARELRAQHCIPFAGACTDPCDGRTQGTEGMFDSLPYRNDAAIVLRRLMRSLPTRKGVLGVATCDKGLPAMMMALASSGKVPSILIPGGVTLLPDDGEDAGKVQTIGARFAQKQITLEYAADIGCRACASPGGGCQFLGTAATAQVVGEALGLSLPHTALAPSGQPIWLDAAQRSARAILRMTQTAMGTNEVLTSAAIQNAMVLHAAFGGSTNLLLHLPAIAHAAGLPRPTAADWTEVNRNTPRLVDALPNGPRHFATVQVFLAGGVPEVMLHLRRAGLLDTSVKTVAGTTLDECLNWWQDSARRRQLKEQLLAQDGIDADDVIMSPDVARARGLTSTVCFPSGNLAPEGSVIKSTAIDPSLIDEDGVYRHRGAARVFITETSAIQAIKAGTVLEGDVMVLICGGPLGAGMQEIYQITAALKALPHCKHVAVLTDARFSGVSTGACIGHISPEALANGPIGRIHDGDIIEIVVDRNALAGTVDLVGEKGELFSSEEGNKRLSARPPRPDLAPHPALPNDTRLWAALVQASGGVWGGCVYDTEMILARLASSTSKTERSDT
- a CDS encoding PP2C family protein-serine/threonine phosphatase — encoded protein: MAQQQVVRLQALLEASRQIHSTIELDEVLCIALQIVVRELELAGAFFTAFGQTYGDVPADLKESLSVGEAASLMAGDSWLRFPLCDKQKSRFADLVVLLPEGRALDLDEIDFLEALSMQAAVAIENARFHVRTVEWQRIESDLASARLVQQSLLPQEMPRVPGYTLAARSVTCYEVGGDYLDIVTMPSGDIAIVLGDVAGKGLTSALVGMSFRSAFRAMLQADLSLAEIATRMNLLHYNEGAESRRRYVTAFLLWLSPGSNTIEVVNAGHNPAFLMTGDHKLHKIAASGTPIGMLPFSTYLAEKYVLGSSARLLVYTDGLTEVFRGEEEFGEERLLQAFSDCAERTPEATLTSLWNTLERFSEGQEQTDDMTALVLSRDPHHGDCQ
- a CDS encoding MFS transporter produces the protein MDQASADEVTANLRKRWLLLLPAVFVTYSLAYLDRANYGFGAAAGLATTLHITDSQTALLGSLFFLGYFFFQVPGIAYARRRNTSKLIFFTLIVWGVLAALTGVIRSFWLLAIDRMLLGVAESLIFPAMLLLLTNWFTRSERSRANAILILGNPVTILWMSAITGFLIRSFGWQMTFILEGAPSIVWAFVWLLIVRDRPEKASWMSAEASASLRRQLAAEQAALPKVGSLSKALLRPDVLLLSAQYFCWSLGVYGFILWLPTIIRQGSSLGIGATGLLSAIPYLLAVLTMILVAYLSDKSLRRQSLVWPFLLLSGIALLGSFVLAAHSFWLAYGCLILAGGAMFAPYGPFFAILPEIIPSNVCGEAMALVNSFGALGAFFGSWIVGLLQARTGNARAGYLLMAISLIVSGFIMILGFGKPAPASTRQLDEVSLDAEIAAPRIP
- a CDS encoding ATP-binding protein, with protein sequence MTENNPGIIELHIPSRLGYEKIAMNTAASTARMMGFTDERVEDLKTAVAEACINAMEHGNKFDESLSVGVILSMSDDSLEVKVVDTGAGTQGHGTAPDIDKKMHEEEKARGMGMFLIQALVDEAEWVSSPPTGSYARMVIRLHPASESLERK